A single genomic interval of Penicillium psychrofluorescens genome assembly, chromosome: 2 harbors:
- a CDS encoding uncharacterized protein (ID:PFLUO_002488-T1.cds;~source:funannotate), whose amino-acid sequence MASEISTNKVYVVTGANRGLGLGLTKTLLSRPSTTVIATVRNDEAAASLQADHLKMTDTGQGSALHIIQLDFTAALSPDEIFEGFSKTVSTIDHIDVLINNAGFAAPMHPATQTPAEDLRASFEVNTIAPLMVFQAFWPLLQKSPSGAPKVILISSSVGSIRAQEPMTGGAYGPSKAAANWLVRALHLQNEDKGLVAVALHPGWVQTRNGHFAAKEWNYPSDPPDTVEDSVKGMLEVIDGATRENISGEFVAQTGEVIPW is encoded by the coding sequence ATGGCATCCGAAATCAGCACAAACAAAGTATACGTCGTCACCGGCGCCAACAGGGGtctcggccttggtctcACCAAGACCCTTCTGTCCCGCCCCAGCACTACCGTTATAGCTACAGTGCGCAACGACGAAGCAGCTGCAAGCCTGCAAGCCGATCATTTGAAAATGACAGACACCGGTCAGGGCAGTGCACTGCACATCATTCAGCTGGATTTTACAGCAGCCTTAAGCCCTGACGAAATCTTTGAAGGCTTCTCCAAGACAGTCAGCACAATTGACCACATCGATGTCCTAATCAACAATGCCGGGTTCGCCGCGCCAATGCACCCAGCAACCCAAACCCCCGCCGAGGACCTCCGTGCCAGCTTTGAGGTGAACACAATCGCGCCGCTAATGGTCTTTCAAGCCTTTTGGCCTCTGCTCCAAAAGTCTCCCTCCGGAGCACCGAAAGTCATCCTGATTTCGTCATCCGTCGGTTCTATCCGAGCTCAGGAGCCCATGACTGGGGGTGCATATGGACCTAGTAAGGCTGCTGCAAATTGGCTGGTCCGTGCTCTACACCTTCAGAACGAGGATAAAGGGCTCGTTGCAGTTGCGCTACATCCAGGTTGGGTTCAGACGAGAAATGGTCATTTCGCTGCGAAGGAGTGGAATTACCCTTCAGATCCACCGGATACAGTTGAGGATAGTGTGAAAGGTATGCTAGAGGTTATTGATGGAGCTACGAGGGAGAATATCTCGGGAGAGTTTGTTGCACAGACTGGGGAGGTTATTCCTTGGTAG
- a CDS encoding uncharacterized protein (ID:PFLUO_002489-T1.cds;~source:funannotate), giving the protein MVHISLCLAAALAGSISPASASQKQKDSVYNTGFPGVTWDNNAWTLTSTNANNTDWYSQSFVSNGYIGASFASTGPFPHNYGSLSGPYFNDHVTFSTIAGFFDEQPNVTFAAEPWLSQYGWESSIAGIPSWGSMVLDLGNGIYLDGTTNEAEFSNVRLQQDYKQGTASYSYTWSPRKLPRAAFDVSYMVLADRLHPNRAYVRMSITSSTAMSAKVVNIIDGATALRSEFVEKGMNGRFIHTAIRPEGVSNVTGWIFSTLDSPNADMSALQQSTDEPYISTSASTIAQEMEIKLQPHRPVSVVKYVGIASSDAFEDPEEWALKQAKAAVASGFEKSLQGHIQEWRELFPTTAVTSFADPKSHRLPAHLVDRQITTVVAAAMLLMTSVTDNNLAQVNNAPINMYGFGVCGLLSDCYAGQRYWDQDIWMGPYLFATNPVAAKQIPLSRKYLYHQALANIGTAYQGSKRNYTFSPGAADYAWSQGRDGNCTAFAPCWDYEYHNNGDIFLAFVNYWAASGDDRFFKESLLPITNSIATFYSDLLQLNESTGTWTVTNMTDPDEYASFVDNGAYTMALMQYTLLNANAFNSYFGQSQNSHWSEQAYAVDIPIDKSKNLTLEYTGMPSSISIKQADVVLLTYPLNNNNNATFSNQIENLQYYASRQALDGPGMTYAIYSIDSSVLEPEGCAGYTYDLYSWTPYVHAPWFTTSEQMDDGGGAYPFFTGMGGILQIDLMGYLGLRYGMTPGEVQVYPVLPPQIPYMRFPKFYVSGWPVHAEATQEYTVLRRSGEKPLATANPKFGSKNITVRLARGVSDNIKTFELPPGGTLKIPNMNSQTKKNVVQCRPVVQSEQAKTPGQFSQAAIDGSNSTSWLTDANKTSSFTVDLSGEEFQVVNSLFVQWTTAPPAGSFVIFHNTSSPSGHDVTKINLSSGAITSKYNRGRLERSLSRQAYQGSVNISLAGKGVCTGRYATLLIDGSTQQAGVAEWSVLV; this is encoded by the coding sequence ATGGTACATATTTCGCTATGCCTGGCGGCTGCCCTTGCTGGCAGTATTAGCCCAGCCTCCGCAAGCCAAAAACAGAAGGATTCAGTATACAACACGGGCTTTCCTGGTGTGACCTGGGATAACAATGCTTGGACCTTGACAAGCACCAATGCCAACAACACGGACTGGTATTCTCAGTCGTTCGTTTCCAACGGCTACATTGGCGCAAGCTTTGCCTCCACTGGGCCTTTCCCACACAACTACGGCTCTCTAAGTGGCCCGTATTTTAATGATCATGTCACTTTCTCCACCATTGCCGGGTTTTTTGATGAGCAACCGAATGTTACTTTTGCGGCGGAGCCTTGGCTTAGCCAATATGGATGGGAAAGCTCCATAGCCGGGATCCCTTCTTGGGGCTCCATGGTGCTTGATCTAGGAAACGGCATATACCTTGATGGCACGACTAATGAGGCCGAGTTCTCAAACGTGAGGTTGCAGCAAGATTACAAGCAAGGCACTGCCAGCTACTCCTACACTTGGTCACCGAGAAAGCTACCTAGAGCAGCATTCGACGTTTCTTATATGGTTTTGGCCGACAGACTACATCCGAATCGGGCTTATGTGAGAATGAGCATTACATCGTCAACGGCTATGTCCGCTAAGGTGGTGAACATTATTGATGGAGCTACAGCTCTGCGATCAGAATTTGTTGAAAAGGGCATGAACGGGCGGTTCATTCACACTGCCATCCGTCCAGAAGGAGTGAGCAACGTGACAGGCTGGATCTTTTCCACACTAGACAGTCCCAATGCGGACATGTCAGCTTTGCAACAGAGCACGGACGAGCCGTACATCAGTACGAGTGCCTCCACCATTGCCCAAGAAATGGAAATAAAGCTTCAGCCGCATCGACCTGTCAGTGTCGTCAAGTACGTGGGCATCGCAAGTTCCGACGCCTTTGAAGATCCCGAAGAATGGGCGCTCAAGCAAGCGAAGGCAGCGGTAGCAAGCGGCTTTGAGAAGTCCTTACAAGGACACATCCAAGAGTGGAGGGAGCTTTTCCCTACAACTGCTGTGACCAGCTTTGCGGACCCGAAATCGCATCGGCTTCCTGCGCACTTGGTGGACCGGCAGATCACGACGGTCGTTGCGGCGGCGATGCTCCTCATGACCAGCGTTACTGACAATAACCTTGCCCAGGTTAACAACGCACCCATAAACATGTATGGGTTTGGTGTATGTGGGTTGCTCTCGGATTGTTACGCTGGTCAGCGATATTGGGACCAGGATATATGGATGGGTCCTTATCTTTTCGCCACGAATCCAGTCGCTGCGAAACAGATACCACTCTCTCGAAAATATCTGTACCACCAGGCACTGGCTAATATTGGAACAGCCTACCAAGGTTCGAAGCGAAACTACACATTCTCACCCGGCGCCGCCGACTACGCCTGGTCGCAGGGGCGTGATGGTAATTGCACGGCTTTTGCCCCCTGCTGGGATTATGAGTATCACAACAACGGGGACATTTTCTTGGCCTTTGTCAACTATTGGGCAGCTTCTGGAGACGATCGGTTTTTCAAAGAGTCGCTGCTTCCCATCACGAACTCAATTGCTACTTTCTACTCCGATCTGCTGCAACTCAACGAATCGACGGGGACCTGGACCGTGACCAACATGACGGATCCGGACGAATACGCTTCTTTTGTCGATAACGGAGCGTACACAATGGCTCTGATGCAATACACACTCCTTAATGCCAATGCTTTCAATTCTTACTTTGGGCAGTCACAAAACAGCCACTGGAGTGAGCAAGCCTATGCTGTCGATATCCCAATCGATAAAAGCAAGAATCTGACTCTGGAGTATACGGGTATGCCCAGCTCGATATCCATCAAGCAAGCCGACGTTGTCCTCCTCACCTATCCAttgaacaacaacaacaatgcCACCTTCAGCAATCAGATAGAAAATCTCCAATACTACGCATCACGGCAAGCCCTGGACGGACCAGGAATGACATATGCAATCTATAGTATCGACTCCTCGGTTCTCGAACCTGAGGGATGTGCGGGGTACACATACGACCTGTACTCATGGACACCTTATGTTCATGCACCCTGGTTCACGACCTCCGAAcagatggatgatggtggaggtgccTATCCCTTTTTCACTGGGATGGGCGGCATCCTGCAGATTGACTTGATGGGGTACCTTGGTCTGCGCTATGGTATGACGCCTGGCGAGGTGCAGGTGTATCCAGTATTGCCACCACAGATACCCTACATGCGCTTTCCGAAGTTCTATGTTTCAGGCTGGCCTGTCCATGCGGAAGCAACTCAAGAATACACGGTTCTCAGACGCTCCGGGGAGAAACCATTGGCGACAGCAAACCCGAAGTTTGGTTCGAAAAACATCACCGTTCGATTGGCTCGCGGCGTATCAGACAACATCAAAACATTTGAGCTTCCACCAGGCGGCACATTAAAGATCCCAAACATGAACTcgcagacgaagaagaacgtCGTCCAGTGTCGCCCGGTTGTTCAATCAGAGCAAGCAAAGACACCTGGCCAGTTTTCCCAGGCCGCAATTGATGGCTCGAATAGCACGTCATGGTTGACGGATGCAAACAAGACCAGCAGCTTTACCGTCGATCTGAGTGGCGAGGAATTCCAGGTGGTCAACAGCCTCTTTGTTCAATGGACAACAGCACCCCCTGCTGGTTCGTTTGTCATATTTCACAACACTAGTAGCCCTAGCGGTCATGACGTGACAAAGATAAATCTGTCCTCTGGTGCTATTACTTCAAAGTACAATCGTGGCAGACTGGAAAGGAGTCTTAGTCGGCAAGCCTATCAGGGATCTGTCAACATCAGCCTGGCTGGCAAAGGGGTTTGTACCGGACGATATGCGACGCTTCTCATTGATGGAAGTACTCAGCAAGCCGGAGTGGCAGAATGGTCTGTGCTTGTGTGA